One stretch of Macrotis lagotis isolate mMagLag1 chromosome 7, bilby.v1.9.chrom.fasta, whole genome shotgun sequence DNA includes these proteins:
- the LOC141493777 gene encoding olfactory receptor 6V1-like, translating into MANLSHPSEFILLGFSAFGELQVVLYGPFLVLYLLAFIGNIIIIAMVLTNAQLHTPMYFFLGNFALLETLVTMTVVPKMLSDLHASTKTITFAGCMVQFYFYFSFGSTTFLILADMALDRFMAICHPLRYGTLMSSVICVSLAGAAWAAPFLAMVPTVLSRMQLSYCHGNIINHFFCDNAPLLQLACSNTSLLEFWDFMMSLAFVLSSFLVTLVSYGYIITTVLRIPSASGRQKAFSTCSSHLTLVFIGYSSTIFVYVQPGKAHSVELNKFVVLVTSILTPVLNPFIFTLRNETVKTIIRGQMQRLKDLKN; encoded by the coding sequence ATGGCAAATCTGAGTCACCCATCTGAATTTATCCTTTTGGGTTTCTCAGCCTTTGGGGAGCTGCAAGTGGTACTATATGGGCCCTTCCTGGTACTTTATCTTCTGGCCTTCATAGGAAACATAATCATCATTGCTATGGTGTTGACCAATGCCCAACTACATACTCCCATGTACTTCTTCCTGGGAAATTTTGCCCTACTAGAGACTTTGGTCACCATGACTGTAGTGCCCAAGATGCTTTCAGATCTCCATGCCTCCACCAAAACAATTACCTTTGCTGGCTGCATGGtccaattttatttctatttctcttttggtTCTACCACCTTCCTGATCTTGGCAGACATGGCTTTGGACCGCTTCATGGCTATTTGCCACCCACTTCGCTATGGTACCCTTATGAGTTCGGTAATATGTGTCTCTTTGGCAGGGGCAGCCTGGGCAGCACCCTTCCTAGCCATGGTGCCCACTGTTCTCTCCCGGATGCAGCTCTCCTATTGTCATGGCAACATCATTAACCACTTTTTCTGTGATAATGCCCCACTGCTACAATTAGCTTGTTCAAATACATCCTTGCTAGAGTTCTGGGATTTTATGATGTCATTGGCTTTTGTCCTCAGCTCCTTCCTTGTAACACTTGTCTCCTATGGCTATATCATAACCACTGTGTTGCGTATTCCTTCTGCCAGTGGCCGACAGAAGGCCTTTTCCACATGCAGTTCCCATCTAACTCTGGTCTTTATTGGTTATAGCAGCACAATCTTTGTCTATGTTCAACCTGGGAAGGCACATTCTGTGGAGCTCAACAAGTTTGTGGTCTTAGTCACTTCTATCTTGACCCCTGTCctcaatccctttatttttacaCTCCGCAATGAAACAGTGAAGACTATTATCCGAGGACAGATGCAAAGACTAAAAGACCTTAAGAATTAA